The Dromaius novaehollandiae isolate bDroNov1 chromosome 32, bDroNov1.hap1, whole genome shotgun sequence genome includes a window with the following:
- the CNTROB gene encoding centrobin, which yields MATGGPGRAEPEDGEEQPEGRGLLGERRRAAEVQSVRRRLRGLLGGGWPGPTRAAACGDSVWALLRFLPEPPCPEGGLELPPHLALDLDPNLDPDPDLDPEPDLDPRAWAALRRERALRKGCERQVGALRRRLGALQAVVRQLDHTLAAVAQGWRRREAAAAAGLRRLRGQREAAEGRRRQLAQEATSLRRRLEAAEAELSRERAAWEQERVTLRQELEQRSRELREAQSRHQVAVGQLQAEVTSLRQEQERLRRELEAAAVPRGAAGGCRPPGPRRPGAPRPRGAQASGRPPCRGPRRPGAPTRAPTAPR from the exons ATGGCGACCGGGGGGCCCGGGCGG GCGGAGCCTGAGGATGGGGAGGAGCAGCCTGAGGGGCGGGGCCTGCTG GGCGAGCGGCGTCGGGCGGCCGAGGTGCAGAGCgtccggcggcggctgcggggcctcCTGGGGGGCGGCTGGCCCG gacccaccAGAGCCGCTGCCTGTGGCGACAGCGTCTGGGCTCTGCTGCG GTTCCTGCCGGAGCCCCCCTGCCCTGagggggggctggagctgccccccCACCTTGCCCTCGACCTTGACCCCAACCTTGACCCTGATCCTGACCTTGACCCCGAGCCTGACCTCGACCCCAGGGCCTGGGCTGCTCTGCGCAGGGAGCGGGCGCTCCGCAAG GGCTGCGAGCGGCAGGtcggggcgctgcggcggcgccTCGGGGCCCTGCAGGCCGTGGTGCGGCAGCTGGACCAC ACGCTGGCGGCGGTGGCgcagggctggcggcggcgggaggcggcggcggccgcggggctgcggcggctccgggggcagCGCGAGGCggccgaggggcggcggcggcagctcgcccag GAGGCCACGTCGCTGCGGAGGCGCCTGGAGGCGGCGGAGGCCGAGCTGAGCCGGGAGCGGGCGGCCTGG GAGCAGGAGCGGGTGACGCTGCGGCAGGAGCTGGAGCAGCGGAGCCGGGAGCTGCGCGAGGCCCAGAGCCGGCACcag gtggccgtggggcagctccAGGCCGAGGTGACGTCGCTGCGACAGGAGCAGGAGCGGCTGCGGCGGGAGCTGGAG GCTGCCGCAGTCCCACGTGGAGCCGCAGGCGGGTGCcgccccccagggcccaggcgtccgggcgccccccggccccggggggcccaggcgtccgggcgccccccctgcaggggacccaggcgtccgggtgcccccaccCGGGCCCCAACCGCCCCCCGGTGA